The genomic region ATCGGTGCTGTGGCTGCGGTTGTCCCCCATAACAAAGTAGCTGTTTTCAGGCACTTTAGTGCGGGGGTATATAGGATGGTTTACACCCTCTATATAGGGCTCCTCCAGCGGCTCGCCGTTAATATATACATAGTCCGTGGTGACCTGCACCCACTCGCCGGGCAAGGCTATTACCCGTTTTATGAGCCCCCTATGCTCCTGGGGATGCTCACATGTGATTACATCCCCCCGCTGTGGGTCTGCGAACCAGTAGGCCACCCTTACTTTCATCACGCCCTGGCCATCATAAATGGTAGGCTCCATGGAATGACCCTCCACCGTGAAGCTGCCCAGTGTGATAAAAATCGCCAG from Dehalococcoidia bacterium harbors:
- the lepB gene encoding signal peptidase I, which gives rise to MKKISVRQVFAGKVSRLRFLGSLVVALLFLLAIFITLGSFTVEGHSMEPTIYDGQGVMKVRVAYWFADPQRGDVITCEHPQEHRGLIKRVIALPGEWVQVTTDYVYINGEPLEEPYIEGVNHPIYPRTKVPENSYFVMGDNRSHSTDSRGWGMLPRENVTGRAWLVYWPLSDWHLIRGVSYDRD